A segment of the Patescibacteria group bacterium genome:
TTGCTTCTTTTACTCCACTAGCAATCCCAACTAAAACACTTTTCACAAAATCATTTAATACCATATACCTTTATTGTTATTGAGTAATAAATTAATGGTAGTAAGAATGGGAAAGACTCACAACGCAAAAGCTGTTACTAAACTCACATAAATAGAGGTACAACGTGGGGAAAACCTGTTACTTATCTTCTAAGTATATAAACTTCATTTCCTTGCCTGCTTTTTGTTCTATCTTTGAACTAATTTCAACAAACCCCAATTTCTTCCAAAATTCTAATGCCTGAGTATTATTTTCAAATACTGATATCTGAATAGACTCAAAATCCCCACGGCTTTTTAATTCTGCTTTAAGGCCTGTATATATTTTTCTTCCCAAACCTTTATTTCTATATTCTGGGTCAAGTAGTAATAATCCGATAAACCAAATATTTGCTTTTGGATAATCTTTAATCACATCAATAACACCTATAAACGCTTCCCCCTCGCGAATAGCTAAAACATATTTATCTTCCATTTGTTTGCCATCAGGCAATGAAAGCAACATATCTCCAGCATCACTTTCCCTTAGCGGCCGTCCTTCGACAAGTTCGATATAGTCTTTTGATTTCTCTGCGAGATTTTGAAGACTCCCGATGTCTTGTAATAAAATTGGATCTATTGAAATAGTATCGATAGTGAATTTCATATTATTTATCTTAGATTTTTAATCCACCACTTCTTTATGTATGGCAAAGATAATGTAGAAAGTATATAACCAATAGTTGGTATAAGCGCATTTAGAAATACATTCCCGGCTCCAATCACATACATTACAGCAGCAGCCACAAAATACGTAACCACAGCAATACTCATTCTTCGCACAAAGCTTGTTTCCCAGGCTTTATCAGCATCCACCCGTAAGTTTCGCATCTGTAAAATCTGGATTTCTTTCTGAAGTTTGTGGAAGTATTTTTCTTTCATACGGTAACACTACCACAATAAAAAATGCCGGACTAGCCGGCATTTTTTATGTTGAAATATGCTCTGTTTTATACCATTCGCTTGAAGTATCTAAACCCAACGACAATAAGAACAATCGGTACAAGATAGGCAAACGAAACTCCCCAGAGAAGTTGTGGGTCAAAGAATGAAATCCCTGACTCCATATATTGAGCTCCTATATATACAATCGATCCGATTTGAGAAATTGTATAAAGATACAATCCCACTCGTTTCATAAACCAAATTCCCACAACTCCAATAAATGCTGCAAGCATCATTATCGTTACTACATTTAGTGTAAGATACTGAGCAAAAGAAACTCCTCCCATTCCTGAATACATTACATATAAAATCACTTGCTGAAGTATGAGTAACAACCAGGTAATAAAATAGTATCCACAAATAGCTGTAATAAGTGTCGGTCGATCTGCAGTAAAAAACTTTCTTATTGCTGTTACTGGCATACCATATGCATCGGTTCTTTTTGACACCTCTGGTTCTTTATTTGTTTCAACAGCTGTATATGCTTCTGATATGAGTTCTTGATTTGATCCCCCTTTTGAAAGGGTTTCAAAAATCTCTTCCTTCGATTTACCCTGTGCCTTTGCGTTCTTGATAAAATTGTAGAGTCCTAGGTCAACCATAAAGTTTTGTTATTTTGTAATTGTAGAGTCATTATACATTATTTAGAAATAATTATTTCTCCTATCGCAGCTCTAAATGCATTTATAACAGACGCATCTTTTGGTCGTGTTGGATAAATGCGATTTGTTAATACAACATACGCAATTCCCTTTTCAACATCGCATACACAAAGCGTTCCGGTAAAACCCGTTTTCCCAAACGTATGAGGCCCACAATTTTTTCCCATAAATCGAGGCTGATTGAGCTCCCATCCAAGTCCAGTAGAATCTCCCAAAGTTTCAATCTGATTAGTACCCATTTCACCAATCATCTTTTCTGAAAAATAGGTGGTACCCTTAAAAGTCCCTTTGTGTAGAAGCATTTCTAAAAAAGTGAGGGTATCTCCAGCTGTAGAAAACAATCCCGCATGCCCCACGACTTTGTTTCCTTTAGTTTTAAATATGTATGCGCTTTCATCGTGTACCACCCCCTGCACAATTCCCCGGTTATCGATCTCAGTTGGCACGATTTCTTCTTTACTAAGAAGTTCTGGATGAAAGGTAGTTCGCGTCATTCCCAATGGTTTATAGAAATATTCTTGGGCAAGCACATCTAATGTACTGCCGTATATTTTTTCAACGACCAAACCTAAAAGATATGCAGGAATATTTGTATACTTGAATACTTTTCCTGGAGGACTGTTGAAGTCATGCTTCATAATATATGCATGCAATTCTTCTGGTGGTATGTCCCCTAAAGATGCCAAACCATATCCATCTATTGTATAGGTAAGCAAATGCCTAATGAGCACTGTATCTTTATCAGAATTAGAAAACTCTGGAATGTAATCAACTAATTTATCTTCAACACTTAGTTTCCCTTCATCAATAAGTTTTAGAGCTAAGCATCCAGTTGCAAGAGATTTTGTAAGTGATGCTACATCAAAGATAGAATCTGATTTTACTTCTTGAGCTCCCGCATCATAGGTAAAATTCCCAAACGGAAGAATATTCCGTTCGCCATTTGTTTTTACATAGCCTATTACTCCTCCAGGAAAAATCTTAGCGTCTATAGCTTCTTGAGCTTTTTGTAAAATCTGTTCGTCCATAAAATCCATTCTATACTTTCAACTTCTTCGCAAAATACTCTTCCATCATTTTCACGCTTCTTTTATCTTTCTTTCGTGGCAAATTTTTTGCAAAAGCTAATAAATCTTCCAATCGTAAAAACGGCACGCCATCATGCATCTCTGCCCTATCAATGAGATCCTGAGTCTTTGGTCGATACTTCCATGTCCAATGAATGTTGGTGAATGCCTCATTTTCACCATTAACGATTGCTTTGCACCACAACGTTCTCCAGAAAAACCATTTACGCTTCCATCCCTGCTTTTTTAATTCTTTATACAAATCTTGTGTTACCAAAACATCAACATCTTTTGCTTTTCGAATGCCATGCACTTCCATTACCCCGCTGCCAAAGACACAGTATTTTCCTAAGGGTAAGTTGAGAGCTTTTGCTCGAGAGATGATGTCCATATATTTTTAATTAAGCATAATTCGCAAGTATATCTTTCATTTCATCCCATGCCTTACGTAAAGAATAGGTTATGAGAGAAGATGGAGGGATATGACTAAACGCAAGATCAACTTCAACCATTCTTCTAACCTGATCAAAACTAATAGATCCCTTTTTAATTACGGCAACAATAATATCTGCATGAATACTGAGAATCATCAGATCTTCATCCATGTATTTTCTTTCTTCATCTTCTTCATTAAACAGAGAAACTTTCTTATCATACAAAGCTTCTAGTTTAGCAACTACTTTTGGGTCATCTATATTTGCTGAGAGCTCGCCAATGGGATCAAATGAATATTCTTCTTGAAGTTTTTGGGCGTAATGCTGT
Coding sequences within it:
- a CDS encoding GNAT family N-acetyltransferase, with amino-acid sequence MKFTIDTISIDPILLQDIGSLQNLAEKSKDYIELVEGRPLRESDAGDMLLSLPDGKQMEDKYVLAIREGEAFIGVIDVIKDYPKANIWFIGLLLLDPEYRNKGLGRKIYTGLKAELKSRGDFESIQISVFENNTQALEFWKKLGFVEISSKIEQKAGKEMKFIYLEDK
- a CDS encoding serine hydrolase domain-containing protein, producing MDEQILQKAQEAIDAKIFPGGVIGYVKTNGERNILPFGNFTYDAGAQEVKSDSIFDVASLTKSLATGCLALKLIDEGKLSVEDKLVDYIPEFSNSDKDTVLIRHLLTYTIDGYGLASLGDIPPEELHAYIMKHDFNSPPGKVFKYTNIPAYLLGLVVEKIYGSTLDVLAQEYFYKPLGMTRTTFHPELLSKEEIVPTEIDNRGIVQGVVHDESAYIFKTKGNKVVGHAGLFSTAGDTLTFLEMLLHKGTFKGTTYFSEKMIGEMGTNQIETLGDSTGLGWELNQPRFMGKNCGPHTFGKTGFTGTLCVCDVEKGIAYVVLTNRIYPTRPKDASVINAFRAAIGEIIISK